Proteins encoded in a region of the Carassius auratus strain Wakin chromosome 21, ASM336829v1, whole genome shotgun sequence genome:
- the LOC113038194 gene encoding calcium signal-modulating cyclophilin ligand isoform X2 → MEASEEAESAAQQQNNAAQRRAEIRRRKLLLNSEQRMKKIVGFSKSDADARVLEPRLQLDLDGMETCSSKRLSPLLSESLGSVSDEAASEEVRQRLAADERSASPRRGLQKYLSRFDDAMKLRGQLSAEKTSQDGGGEEELDSFSLFRLVCSITLAIFVRIFVCQYLSIFAPFLTLELGFMGLHKYFPKVEKKSQTTMLTAALLLSGIPAEVISRSMDTYRKMSDVFSDLCIYFFTFITCHELLLLFGCDAS, encoded by the exons ATGGAGGCGAGCGAAGAGGCAGAGAGCGCGGCGCAGCAGCAGAATAACGCGGCGCAGAGACGCGCGGAGATCCGCAGGAGGAAGCTTCTGTTGAACTCCGAGCAGCGCATGAAGAAGATCGTGGGCTTCAGTAAGAGCGACGCAGATG CCAGAGTCCTGGAGCCGCGTCTGCAGCTGGATCTGGACGGGATGGAGACCTGCTCCTCCAAGAGGCTGTCTCCGCTGCTGTCCGAGTCTCTGGGGAGCGTTTCGGATGAAGCGGCGTctgaggaggtccggcagcggcTGGCAGCAGACGAGCGCTCGGCGTCTCCTCGCAGGGGTCTGCAGAAGTACCTGTCCCGCTTCGACGACGCCATGAAGCTGCGAGGACAGCTGTCTGCAGAGAAGACGTCTCAGGACGGCGGCGGCGAGGAGGAGCTGGACTCGTTCAGTCTCTTCCGGCTCGTCTGCAGCATCACTCTGGCCATCTTCGTGCGCATCTTCGTCTGCCAGTATCTG tcCATCTTCGCACCGTTCCTCACTCTGGAGCTGGGCTTCATGGGATTGCACAAATACTTCCCAAAG GTGGAGAAGAAGAGTCAGACCACGATGCTGACGGCCGCGCTCCTGCTGTCAGGGATCCCCGCTGAAGTCATCAGCCGCTCCATGGACACCTACAGGAAGATGAGCGACGTCTTCTCTGACCTCTGCATCTACTTCTTCACCTTCATCACGTGTCACGAGCTACTGCTGCTCTTCGGCTGCGACGCGTCCTGA
- the LOC113038194 gene encoding calcium signal-modulating cyclophilin ligand isoform X1 yields MEASEEAESAAQQQNNAAQRRAEIRRRKLLLNSEQRMKKIVGFSKSDADAARVLEPRLQLDLDGMETCSSKRLSPLLSESLGSVSDEAASEEVRQRLAADERSASPRRGLQKYLSRFDDAMKLRGQLSAEKTSQDGGGEEELDSFSLFRLVCSITLAIFVRIFVCQYLSIFAPFLTLELGFMGLHKYFPKVEKKSQTTMLTAALLLSGIPAEVISRSMDTYRKMSDVFSDLCIYFFTFITCHELLLLFGCDAS; encoded by the exons ATGGAGGCGAGCGAAGAGGCAGAGAGCGCGGCGCAGCAGCAGAATAACGCGGCGCAGAGACGCGCGGAGATCCGCAGGAGGAAGCTTCTGTTGAACTCCGAGCAGCGCATGAAGAAGATCGTGGGCTTCAGTAAGAGCGACGCAGATG CAGCCAGAGTCCTGGAGCCGCGTCTGCAGCTGGATCTGGACGGGATGGAGACCTGCTCCTCCAAGAGGCTGTCTCCGCTGCTGTCCGAGTCTCTGGGGAGCGTTTCGGATGAAGCGGCGTctgaggaggtccggcagcggcTGGCAGCAGACGAGCGCTCGGCGTCTCCTCGCAGGGGTCTGCAGAAGTACCTGTCCCGCTTCGACGACGCCATGAAGCTGCGAGGACAGCTGTCTGCAGAGAAGACGTCTCAGGACGGCGGCGGCGAGGAGGAGCTGGACTCGTTCAGTCTCTTCCGGCTCGTCTGCAGCATCACTCTGGCCATCTTCGTGCGCATCTTCGTCTGCCAGTATCTG tcCATCTTCGCACCGTTCCTCACTCTGGAGCTGGGCTTCATGGGATTGCACAAATACTTCCCAAAG GTGGAGAAGAAGAGTCAGACCACGATGCTGACGGCCGCGCTCCTGCTGTCAGGGATCCCCGCTGAAGTCATCAGCCGCTCCATGGACACCTACAGGAAGATGAGCGACGTCTTCTCTGACCTCTGCATCTACTTCTTCACCTTCATCACGTGTCACGAGCTACTGCTGCTCTTCGGCTGCGACGCGTCCTGA